The Colletotrichum higginsianum IMI 349063 chromosome 2, whole genome shotgun sequence genome has a segment encoding these proteins:
- a CDS encoding Elongation of fatty acids protein: MAGVTVLGELPSASLFTFPPNGAHMAIPPPLPGSIAAAPPVEIPDHIFTAALDPMVPITIATLYAVTVKLLNKYNKSTKNKPWGISKTRPFFAFVVLHNVFLAVYSAWTFWGMLGGMRRSVVSPFGPNGLAATADSFCQLNGNGGFGAATVYNETVGYWSSLTGNNALGFDGRPSRTVTGRIWNEGLAFYGWIFYLSKFYEVLDTFIILAKGKLSSTLQTYHHAGAMMCMWAGMRYMSAPIWMFVLVNSFIHAMMYTYYTITAFNIRVPMAIKRTLTTLQITQFLVGATYAMAHSFVSYTVPVTVYTLNKGGADAITKTATGTAAEAAATATAGAFETLKNMVFGASSQVAEEAAAATASVAAAVPQDGFVSETIFVTQPCVTTSGETFAIWLNVLYLAPLTYLFVMFFIRSYIRRSSAESSKGKGKARRESNVTLAEKAGWDAAREVNREIYNGSASYNVEGSPKRAANGKAKH; this comes from the exons ATGGCCGGCGTCACCGTGCTCGGCGAGCTTCCGTCCGCCTCGCTCTTCACCTTCCCGCCCAATGGCGCTCACATGGCCATTCCCCCGCCTCTGCCcggctccatcgccgccgcgcccccGGTCGAGATTCCCGACCACAtcttcaccgccgccctcgaccccaTGGTGCCCATCACCATTGCCACCCTCTACGCCGTCACTGTCAAGCTGTTGAACAAGTACAACAAGTCGACCAAGAACAAGCCGTGGGGCATCAGCAAGACAAggcccttcttcgccttcgtTGTTCTGCACAAtgtcttcctcgccgtctACTCGGCCTGGACCTTTTGGGGCATGCTGGGTGGCATGCGGAGGAGCGTCGTGAGCCCCTTCGGCCCCAACGGCCtggccgccaccgccgacagCTTCTGCCAGCTCAACGGAAACGGCGGCTTCGGTGCTGCCACTGTCTACAACGAGACCGTCGGCTACTGGTCGAGCCTGACCGGCAACAACgccctcggcttcgacggcCGCCCGAGCCGCACCGTCACTGGCAGGATCTGGAACGAGGGTCTCGCCTTCTACGGCTGGATCTTCTACCTGAGCAAGTTCTACGAGGTCCTCGACACcttcatcatcctcgccaagGGCAAGCTCAGCTCCACCCTGCAGACCTACCAccacgccggcgccatgATGTGCATGTGGGCCGGCATGCGCTACATGTCCGCCCCCATCTGGATGTTCGTCCTGGTTAACTCCTTCATCCACGCCATGATG TACACATACTACACCATCACCGCTTTCAACATCCGCGttcccatggccatcaagcGGACCCTCACCACCCTCCAGATCACCCAGTTCCTCGTCGGAGCCACCTATGCCATGGCCCACTCTTTCGTCTCGTACACGGTCCCCGTGACCGTCTACACCCTCAacaagggcggcgccgatgccaTCACCAAGACTgccaccggcaccgccgccgaggcagCCGCCACGGCCACCGCCGGTGCCTTTGAGACCCTCAAGAACATGGTCTTTGGCGCTTCCTCtcaggtcgccgaggaggccgctgccgctaccgcctccgtcgccgccgcggtgCCCCAGGACGGCTTCGTCTCCGAGACCATCTTCGTCACGCAGCCCTGCGTCACGACCAGCGGAGAGACCTTTGCTATCTGGCTCAACGTCCTCTACCTTGCGCCCCTGACCTACCTGTTCGTCATGTTCTTCATCCGCAGCTACATCCGCCGCAGCAGTGCCGAGTCctccaagggcaagggcaaggctCGCCGTGAGAGCAACGTCACcttggccgagaaggccggctGGGATGCCGCTCGCGAGGTCAACCGCGAGATCTACAACGGGTCCGCCTCGTACAATGTCGAAGGCAGCCCCAAGcgcgccgccaacggcaagGCCAAGCACTGA
- a CDS encoding GMC oxidoreductase produces the protein MTTLPKTVPGTAVQVQLPALPTSDFWSETQWAVMMSLLEAVLPSISRPSTLSDPTNQVRVPEADYAAALQLAQNTMKKPPSEEKFQEYLAHNPAKEPKFVESITRTVAALAPAAQRQLGGVMSSLATRTGTLLLTGYWTPVHLQPLEVREKILKAWQTSRLPAIRVLSKSICLLAQKSAVQTSPLFKELTDYTDMPDFQKHGEGYDFNFMQFEASDAPAVVETDVVIVGSGCGGAVAAKVLAEAGHKVLVVDKSYYYSPSQLPMSQDSGCQFLYESSGFITSDDNSLNMVAGSCWGGGGTVNWSVSLQTQGFVRKEWSEKRGLPFFTSPQFQNCLDKVCDFMGVGADHVRHNHRNQVLLDGSRKLGWHATTAPQNTAGTEHYCGQCHLGCASTEKQGPTVSWLPAAAASGARFIEGFEVEKVTFDESSGGSKRATGVVGKWVSRGTDGSTGAPLDQRTTREVIVKAKKVIVAAGSISSPLVLLRSGLTNRHIGRNLYVHPCNFVGGYWKEDCKPWEGGIITSYCSSFEDLDKAGHGVKLEATCMVPYTILSSMPWHSGLQAKLSELRFRHFGAFISLTRDRDTGRVYPDPITGRPRVDYVVSDFDRAHTLEGVIALCKICYVEGAIEIHAGIPGLEPFVREDRAEPPEKTAAAAAAESGSLGSESGDEAILDGVNDPRFVAWLDKLRKVNNAPPVAIFSSAHQMGTCRMAPNEDEGVVGPKGHVWGTEGLFVADASVFPSASGVNPMVTNMAIADWIATHVGKDMKAERL, from the exons ATGACCACTCTGCCGAAGACAGTCCCCGGCACTGCGGTCCAGGTCCAGctgccggccttgccgacCTCTGACTTCTGGAGCGAGACACAATGGGCCGTCATGATGTCCCTGCTCGAGGCGGTCCTCCCGTCCATCTCACGCCCGTCGACTCTCTCAGACCCGACGAACCAGGTCCGTGTACCCGAGGCCGATTATGCGGCGGCGCTCCAGCTCGCCCAGAACACCATGAAGAAGCCGCCGTCGGAGGAAAAGTTCCAGGAGTACCTCGCACACAACCCAGCAAAGGAACCCAAGTTCGTCGAGAGCATCACGAGGACCGTGGCCGCACTTGCCCCGGCTGCTCAGCGCCAGCTGGGTGGTGTCATGAGTTCATTGGC CACTCGCACTGGCACATTGCTGCTGACCGGCTACTGGACCCCGGTTCATCTGCAGCCGCTGGAGGTTCGTGAGAAGATTCTCAAGGCCTGGCAGACCTCGCGCCTCCCGGCGATCCGCGTCCTGTCCAAGTCGATTTGCCTGCTGGCTCAGAAGAGCGCCGTGCAGACGAGTCCTCTCTTCAAGGAGTTGACCGATTACACCGACATGCCTGACTTCCAGAAGCATGGCGAGGGTTACGACTTCAACTTTATGCAGTTCGAGGCCTCCGACGCACCCGCCGTCGTGGAGACCGACGTGGTCATCGTCGGGTCCGGCTGCGGAGGCGCCGTGGCCGCCAAGgtgctggccgaggcgggccacaaagtcctcgtcgtcgacaagtCGTACTACTACTCACCGAGCCAGCTCCCGATGAGCCAGGACAGCGGATGCCAGTTTCTGTACGAAAGCAGCGGCTTCATCACGAGCGACGATAACTCTCTGAATATGGTCGCTGGAAGCtgctggggcggcggcgggaccGTCAACTGGAGCGTGAGCCTTCAGACGCAGGGTTTCGTGCGCAAGGAATGGTCCGAGAAGCGCGGATTGCCCTTCTTCACGTCGCCCCAATTCCAAAACTGTCTGGACAAGGTGTGCGACTTCATGGGCGTGGGAGCCGACCACGTGCGCCACAACCACCGCAACCAGGTGCTGCTGGACGGGTCCCGGAAGCTCGGCTGGCacgcgacgacggccccgCAGAACACGGCCGGCACGGAGCACTACTGCGGGCAGTGCCATCTCGGATGCGCATCGACCGAGAAGCAGGGCCCTACGGTAAGCTGGCtgcctgcggcggcggcgtccgggGCCAGGTTCATCGAAGGCTTCGAAGTTGAGAAGGTGACATTTGATGAGTCGAGCGGCGGTTCCAAGCGGGCCACGGGCGTTGTTGGGAAGTGGGTGTCGAGGGGCACTGACGGAAGCACCGGAGCGCCCTTGGATCAGCGAACCACGCGGgaggtcatcgtcaaggcgaAGAAGGTCATTGTGGCCGCTGGCTCGATTTCGAGTCCTTTGGTGTTGCTGAGGAGCGGTTTAACC AACCGGCACATTGGACGCAACCTCTACGTCCATCCCTGCAACTTTGTAGGCGGCTACTGGAAAGAAGACTGCAAGCCATGGGAAG GTGGCATCATCACCAGCTACTGTTCCTCGTTTGAggacctcgacaaggccggccaCGGCGTCAAGCTAGAAGCCACATGCATGGTT CCCTATACCATTCTCTCCAGCATGCCCTGGCACTCGGGCCTCCAGGCCAAGCTCTCGGAGCTCCGTTTCCGCCACTTCGGGGCCTTTATCTCCCTCACCCGCGACCGCGACACGGGACGTGTGTACCCGGACCCGATCACGGGCCGCCCACGCGTCGACTACGTCGTCTCGGATTTCGACCGCGCCCACaccctcgagggcgtcatcgCACTGTGCAAGATCTGCtacgtcgagggcgccatcgAGATCCACGCGGGCATCCCTGGACTCGAGCCCTTTGTCCGGGAAGACCGCGCTGAGCCGCCCGaaaagacggcggcggcggcggcggcggaatCGGGCTCGCTGGGGTCGGAGAGCGGGGATGAGGCGATCCTCGACGGGGTCAACGACCCGCGCTTCGTTGCATGGCTCGACAAGCTGCGCAAGGTCAACAACGCGCCGCCCGTGGCcatcttctcgtcggcgCACCAGATGGGCACGTGCAGGATGGCGCcgaacgaggacgagggcgtcgtcgggccCAAGGGCCACGTGTGGGGGACAGAGGGACTGTTCGTGGCAGACGCGAGCGTCTTCCCGAGCGCGAGCGGCGTGAACCCGATGGTTACAAACATGGCTATCGCGGACTGGATTGCGACGCATGTCGGCAAGGACATGAAGGCCGAGAGGCTGTAG
- a CDS encoding FYVE zinc finger translates to MATDLIMPTPADQRGPFYPQDRPHFSHGRSHSFQTVPQPRPFRNRTSPLSTPHDGSPTSPKSCLTESVHPVYVPAVLRPNKHHSKKPRAPKPEDNDGDDLLCLRRSNSSFVSLPGFSVLGQKLSRRSTGDSGKVIDLELDADLFPQVTGEPTRKHWKPDTESVMCDDPTCKRKFTPLNRRHHCRRCGNIFCHTHSNEVIPLDEDCNYNPRGSLARACFHCFTEFKVWKSRNGSRSGSDQSSDSSDTPSSPIVASPVAPTMPGMLPPTKGPEIAASVPRDWSWSTF, encoded by the exons ATGGCAACCGATCTCATTATGCCTACTCCCGCCGACCAGCGCGGCCCTTTCTACCCCCAGGATCGCCCTCACTTCTCCCACGGTCGATCCCACTCGTTCCAGACGGTGCCCCAGCCCCGGCCCTTTCGCAACCGCACCTCGCCTCTCAGCACCCCTCACGATGGCTCCCCCACGTCGCCCAAGTCATGCCTGACCGAGTCGGTGCACCCCGTCTACGTCCCCGCCGTCCTGCGCCCCAACAAGCACCACTCCAAGAAGCCCCGGGCGCCCAAGCCCGAAGATAACGACGGAGACGACCTGCTCTGCCTGCGCCGCTCCAACAGCAGCTTCGTCAGCCTGCCGGGCTTCAGCGTCCTCGGCCAGAAGCTGTCGCGCCGCTCCAccggcgacagcggcaaggtcatcgacctcgagctggaCGCCGACCTCTTCCCCCAGGTCACCGGCGAGCCCACCCGCAAGCACTGGAAG CCCGATACCGAGTCCGTCATGTGCGATGACCCGACTTGCAAGCGCAAGTTCACCCCTCTGAACCGCAGAcaccactgccgccgctgcggcAACATCTTCTGTCACACGCACTCCAACGAGGTCATccccctcgacgaggactgCAACTACAACCCCAGGGGCTCTCTCGCCCGCGCCTGCTTCCACTGCTTCACCGAATTTAAGGTATGGAAGAGCCGCAACGGCAgccgcagcggcagcgaTCAGAGCTCCGACTCCTCCGACACCCCGTCAAGCCCCATCGTCGCGAGCCCCGTCGCCCCGACGATGCCCGGCATGCTGCCGCCCACCAAGGGCCCTGAGATAGCCGCCAGCGTCCCTCGCGACTGGAGCTGGAGCACCTTCTAG